The Bradyrhizobium sp. CCBAU 051011 DNA segment GTCGATAGCGCCATGACGAAACCTCAGTTGTGGCCTGCGGCACGCGCCAGCGCGGCATCGAGCGCCGCCCGCGTCGGGTGGCGGAAGCGCGCCGCCACGTAGCCGTCGGGGCGCAGCAGATAGGCGGTGCCGGGCTCGGCATCGTAACGCCTGGCGGCAAGGCCTGCAGAATCGGCCAGCCCCCCTTTGCCGCCAATCCGGATCGTGCCCAATCCGTCGGGCCGTTCCGGCGGAACGCCATTGCTAAACTCCAGCAGCGTGAATCCCGTTCCGGCGCCGATGAAGGCATCGGTAAGATAGGTCGGTTCGCCGCCCTGCCCCGCGACCGGCGCGTCCGGCATCGAGGCACCGGGACGCGGGCCGCCGCGCCAGCAATCGCCATCAGCGGTCGACAGTGGCGTCTCGTAAATCGAGGGCGTCGAGAGCCGTCCGCCATTCACCATGCGCTTGCCGAACTCGGTTTCCTTGGCGAGCGACAGCACCGCCTTGCGCAGCCGCGCCTCCTGGTGGGAGTTGGGCGCCATGAAATCGGTCGAGCGGGTGGATTCGCGGATGTTCTCATCGGCCGCGGCGCTTCGCTCGATGTGGTAGCTGTCAAGCAGCGCCTCGGGCGAGGTTCCCCGCAGCACCCGATCGAGCTTCCACGCCAGATTTTCGGCATCCTCGAGCCCCGAATTGGCACCGCGGGCGCCGAACGGGGAGACTTGATGCGCCGCATCGCCGGCAAAGATCACGCGGCCGTGGATGAACTTGTTCATGCGCCGGCACTGGAATTTGTACAGTGAGATCCATTCGAAATCGAACTTGTCGTGGCCGAGCATGCGGGCGATGCGTGGCCGCACATTCTCGGGCAGCTTTTCAACGGCGGGATCGGCAAAACGATTGAGCTGCAGGTCGATCCGCCAGATGTCGTCCGGCTGCTTGTGCAGCAGCGCGGAGCGCCCGGCGTGGAACGGCGGATCAAACCAGAACCAGCGCTCGGTCGGGAATGCCGCGGTCATCTTGACGTCGGCGATCAGGAACTGGTCCTCGAACACCTGCCCCGCAAATTCCGCGCCCACCATCTGCCGCAACGAGGACCGGGCGCCGTCGCAGGCGACGACATATTGCGCCGCCAGCCGATAGGGACCGTCCGGCGTCTGGACCGTCAGCACCACACCGTCGTTGCGCGGCTCGAGCCCCGTCACCTTGTTGCGCCAGCGCAGGTCGATGGCAGGAAGTTCCTCGACGCGGTCGACCAGATAGGCCTCCGCATAGAATTGCTGCAGGTTGATGAAGGCCGGCCGCTTGTGGCCCTCCTCCGGCAGCAGGTTGAATTGATAGAGCTGGGACTCGCCGTGGAAGATCTTGCCGACGCTCCACACCACGCCCTTGTCCACCATGCGCTGCCCGATGCCGAGCCGGTCCCAGAATTCGAGCGAGCGTTTTGAGAAGCAGATCGCCCGTGAACCCTCGCCGATCCGGTCAGCATCGTCGAGCAGCACGACCGATTGCCCGCGCTGCGCCAGATCGATCGCCAGCGACAGCCCGATGGGACCCGCGCCGACCACCACGATCGCGTGTTCGGCCGTGTTGGCGCCTACCCGGTCCTGGTCGGGGTGGCGACGATAGCCGAACTGGGTTTTAGTCAGCGCCATGCGGGCTCAACCCCGTGACTAGAGATCTTGTTTTGACGCGTTTTCTTCACGCGAACCGGTATCCACTTCGCTCGAAAACGCTAGCTAGTAAC contains these protein-coding regions:
- a CDS encoding FAD-dependent oxidoreductase, which produces MALTKTQFGYRRHPDQDRVGANTAEHAIVVVGAGPIGLSLAIDLAQRGQSVVLLDDADRIGEGSRAICFSKRSLEFWDRLGIGQRMVDKGVVWSVGKIFHGESQLYQFNLLPEEGHKRPAFINLQQFYAEAYLVDRVEELPAIDLRWRNKVTGLEPRNDGVVLTVQTPDGPYRLAAQYVVACDGARSSLRQMVGAEFAGQVFEDQFLIADVKMTAAFPTERWFWFDPPFHAGRSALLHKQPDDIWRIDLQLNRFADPAVEKLPENVRPRIARMLGHDKFDFEWISLYKFQCRRMNKFIHGRVIFAGDAAHQVSPFGARGANSGLEDAENLAWKLDRVLRGTSPEALLDSYHIERSAAADENIRESTRSTDFMAPNSHQEARLRKAVLSLAKETEFGKRMVNGGRLSTPSIYETPLSTADGDCWRGGPRPGASMPDAPVAGQGGEPTYLTDAFIGAGTGFTLLEFSNGVPPERPDGLGTIRIGGKGGLADSAGLAARRYDAEPGTAYLLRPDGYVAARFRHPTRAALDAALARAAGHN